Proteins encoded in a region of the Roseateles sp. SL47 genome:
- the fdxA gene encoding ferredoxin FdxA — MTHVVTEACIRCKYTDCVDVCPVDCFREGPNFLAIDPDECIDCAVCIPECPVNAIMPEEDVPGDQQMMIKLNADLAKKWPSITKRKASLPDAEEWKDKTGKLDQLIR, encoded by the coding sequence ATGACCCACGTTGTCACCGAAGCCTGCATCCGCTGCAAATACACCGACTGCGTCGATGTCTGCCCCGTCGATTGCTTCCGCGAAGGCCCCAACTTCCTGGCCATCGATCCCGACGAGTGCATTGACTGCGCCGTCTGCATTCCCGAGTGCCCGGTCAACGCGATCATGCCGGAGGAAGATGTCCCGGGCGATCAGCAGATGATGATCAAGCTCAATGCGGACCTGGCCAAGAAGTGGCCGAGCATCACCAAGCGCAAAGCCTCCCTCCCCGACGCCGAGGAGTGGAAGGACAAGACCGGCAAGCTGGATCAGCTGATTCGCTGA
- the cysD gene encoding sulfate adenylyltransferase subunit CysD, whose protein sequence is MNAPVNLEQLLPLADHRHLDHLEEEAIFILREVAAAFERPALLFSGGKDSCVVLRLAEKAFKQRVTPDPRGGTGPSQEFKGKLPFPLVHVDTGHNFPEVIEFRDRRVAEMGERLVVGHLEDSMRKGTIRLAHPLESRNGHQTVTLLETIEEHRFDVLIGGARRDEEKARAKERIFSHRDSFGQWQPKEQRPELWNLFNTRIRPGEHFRAFPISNWTELDVWLYIARENIPLPSLYYAHDRQVIRRKGLLVPVTDVTPPEADEQIETAQVRFRTVGDMTCTCPVESPAANAADIVAETLTVTVSERGATRMDDRTSDASMERRKKEGYF, encoded by the coding sequence ATGAACGCCCCCGTGAACCTGGAACAACTGCTGCCGCTGGCCGATCACCGCCATCTGGACCACCTTGAAGAAGAAGCCATCTTCATCCTGCGTGAGGTGGCTGCCGCATTCGAGCGCCCGGCGCTGCTGTTCTCCGGCGGCAAGGATTCCTGCGTGGTGCTGCGCCTGGCTGAAAAGGCCTTCAAGCAGCGCGTGACACCCGACCCGCGCGGCGGCACCGGCCCCAGCCAGGAGTTCAAGGGCAAGCTGCCCTTCCCGCTGGTGCATGTGGACACCGGCCACAACTTCCCCGAAGTGATCGAGTTCCGCGATCGCCGCGTGGCTGAAATGGGTGAACGCCTGGTGGTCGGCCATCTGGAAGACTCCATGCGCAAGGGCACCATTCGCCTGGCGCATCCGCTGGAATCCCGCAATGGGCACCAGACCGTGACGCTGCTGGAAACCATCGAAGAACATCGCTTCGATGTGCTCATCGGCGGCGCCCGCCGCGACGAAGAAAAGGCACGGGCCAAGGAACGCATCTTCAGCCACCGCGACAGCTTCGGCCAATGGCAGCCGAAGGAGCAGCGTCCCGAGCTGTGGAACCTGTTCAACACCCGCATCCGTCCGGGCGAGCATTTCCGGGCCTTCCCGATCAGCAACTGGACCGAGCTGGATGTGTGGCTCTACATCGCCCGCGAGAACATCCCGCTGCCTTCGCTCTATTACGCCCATGACCGTCAGGTCATCCGCCGCAAGGGCCTGCTGGTGCCGGTGACCGACGTCACGCCGCCCGAGGCCGATGAACAGATCGAGACCGCACAGGTGCGTTTCCGCACCGTGGGCGACATGACCTGCACCTGCCCGGTGGAAAGCCCGGCCGCCAATGCCGCCGACATCGTCGCTGAAACCCTGACGGTGACGGTGAGCGAGCGCGGCGCCACCCGGATGGATGACCGTACCTCCGATGCCTCGATGGAGCGTCGCAAGAAAGAAGGCTATTTCTGA
- a CDS encoding NAD(P)/FAD-dependent oxidoreductase, protein MTEATSAPHAGVIETDAVIVGAGPVGLFQVFELGLLEIKAHIIDSLAYPGGQCIELYPDKPIYDIPALPVVTGKELTDNLMKQIEPFGATFHLGQEVTTVEKQDDGRFFVATSKGTQFLTKTIFIAGGVGSFQPRTLKVEGIDKYEGSQVHYRVRNPAQFAGKNLVIVGGGDSALDWALNFCGGNADGNPHKAESVILVHRRDGFRAAPASVAKMKELCDAYEMQFIVGQVSDIDEGDDLLKGVKVTGGDGVTRVVPADQVLVFFGLSPKLGPIAEWGLALERKQIVVDTEKFQTSVPGIFAVGDINTYPGKKKLILSGFHEAALAAFGAMPIINPDKRVHLQYTTTSPKLHKVLGVETPVFD, encoded by the coding sequence GTGACTGAAGCGACCTCGGCCCCGCACGCGGGCGTGATCGAAACCGATGCCGTCATCGTGGGCGCTGGCCCGGTGGGCCTGTTCCAGGTGTTTGAGCTGGGCCTGCTGGAGATCAAGGCCCACATCATCGACTCGCTGGCCTACCCCGGTGGCCAGTGCATCGAGCTCTATCCCGACAAGCCGATCTACGACATCCCGGCCCTGCCGGTCGTGACCGGCAAGGAACTGACGGACAACCTGATGAAGCAGATCGAGCCCTTTGGCGCGACCTTCCATCTGGGTCAGGAAGTCACCACGGTGGAAAAGCAGGACGACGGTCGTTTCTTCGTCGCCACCAGCAAGGGCACGCAATTCCTGACCAAGACCATCTTCATCGCCGGCGGCGTGGGCTCGTTCCAGCCGCGCACGCTGAAGGTCGAGGGCATCGACAAGTACGAGGGTTCGCAGGTGCACTACCGGGTGCGCAACCCGGCGCAGTTTGCCGGCAAGAACCTGGTGATCGTCGGCGGTGGGGATTCGGCCCTGGACTGGGCGCTGAACTTCTGCGGCGGCAATGCGGACGGCAACCCGCACAAGGCGGAAAGCGTGATCCTGGTGCACCGCCGTGACGGCTTCCGTGCCGCCCCGGCCTCGGTCGCCAAGATGAAGGAACTGTGCGACGCCTACGAAATGCAGTTCATCGTCGGCCAGGTCAGCGACATTGACGAAGGCGACGACCTGCTCAAGGGCGTGAAGGTCACCGGCGGCGACGGCGTGACCCGCGTGGTGCCGGCCGACCAGGTGCTGGTGTTCTTTGGCCTGTCCCCCAAGCTCGGCCCGATCGCCGAATGGGGTCTGGCGCTGGAACGCAAGCAGATCGTCGTCGACACCGAGAAGTTCCAGACCAGCGTGCCTGGCATCTTTGCGGTGGGTGACATCAACACCTACCCCGGCAAGAAGAAGCTGATTCTCTCCGGCTTCCACGAGGCCGCTCTGGCCGCTTTCGGCGCGATGCCCATCATCAACCCGGACAAGCGCGTCCACCTGCAATACACCACCACCAGCCCCAAGCTGCACAAGGTGCTGGGCGTGGAAACGCCGGTCTTCGACTGA
- a CDS encoding sulfate adenylyltransferase subunit 1, whose protein sequence is MTTSTAHTIHQSDVDTTHRALRFLTAGSVDDGKSTLIGRLLYDSRAILADQLDTLAKRAAGQPIDLSLLTDGLEAEREQGITIDVAYRYFATKQRKFIIADAPGHEQYTRNMVTAAAGSDAAVVLVDVTKLDLSVEDVVLLPQTRRHSLLAHLLRLPSIVFAINKIDAAAQPGDAFRKVSAALQQFADAAGIQVTAIVPVSALRGDNVTQPLDADWYDGPSLLQVLEGLPTVQETVEAQLMLPVQYVAREGEGTGNQPRTLWGRIAQGQVRPGDTVQILPSGQTAVVAGLRHAGETVQACVAGESAGVVLDQQIDVSRGDWIVAPGAAQPTRSFQATLAWLDTEAAVVGRKYWVRHGNRWVQARITAIDHRLDVQTLAEIEASELNVNEIGRVTVELQAELPLQPYAENRVGGALIVVDPTSNRTSGALLVR, encoded by the coding sequence ATGACCACCTCCACCGCACACACCATCCATCAGTCGGATGTCGACACCACCCACCGCGCGCTGCGATTCCTCACCGCCGGCAGCGTGGACGATGGCAAAAGCACCCTGATCGGTCGGCTGCTGTATGACAGCCGCGCCATCCTGGCCGACCAGCTCGACACCCTGGCCAAGCGTGCGGCCGGCCAGCCCATCGACCTGAGCCTGCTCACCGACGGCCTGGAGGCCGAACGTGAACAGGGCATCACCATTGATGTGGCCTACCGCTACTTCGCCACCAAGCAACGCAAATTCATCATTGCCGATGCGCCCGGCCATGAGCAGTACACCCGCAACATGGTCACCGCCGCCGCCGGCAGCGACGCCGCCGTGGTGCTGGTGGATGTGACCAAGCTGGACCTGTCGGTGGAAGATGTGGTGCTGCTGCCGCAGACCCGCCGCCACAGCCTGCTGGCCCATCTGCTGCGCCTGCCCAGCATCGTGTTTGCCATCAACAAGATCGATGCGGCCGCGCAGCCGGGCGACGCCTTCCGCAAGGTCAGCGCCGCGCTGCAGCAATTTGCGGATGCGGCCGGCATCCAGGTCACCGCCATCGTGCCGGTTTCGGCCCTGCGGGGTGACAACGTGACCCAGCCGCTGGACGCCGACTGGTATGACGGCCCCTCGCTGCTGCAGGTGCTGGAAGGCCTGCCGACGGTGCAGGAAACGGTGGAAGCCCAGCTGATGCTGCCGGTGCAGTATGTGGCCCGGGAAGGCGAAGGCACCGGCAATCAGCCCCGCACCTTGTGGGGCCGCATTGCCCAGGGCCAGGTGCGGCCGGGCGATACGGTGCAGATCCTGCCGAGCGGCCAGACGGCCGTGGTGGCCGGGCTGCGCCATGCCGGTGAAACCGTGCAGGCTTGCGTGGCCGGGGAATCGGCGGGCGTGGTGCTGGACCAGCAGATCGATGTGTCGCGCGGCGACTGGATCGTGGCGCCGGGCGCCGCCCAGCCCACCCGCAGTTTCCAGGCCACACTGGCCTGGCTGGATACCGAAGCGGCCGTGGTCGGCCGCAAATATTGGGTGCGTCACGGCAACCGCTGGGTGCAGGCCCGCATCACCGCCATCGACCACCGCCTGGATGTGCAGACGCTGGCAGAGATTGAAGCCAGTGAGTTGAACGTCAATGAAATCGGTCGTGTCACCGTGGAGCTGCAAGCCGAACTGCCGCTGCAGCCCTATGCCGAGAACCGCGTGGGCGGTGCCCTGATCGTGGTCGACCCCACCAGCAACCGCACCAGTGGTGCCTTGCTGGTGCGTTGA
- a CDS encoding helix-hairpin-helix domain-containing protein: protein MSPDKVDRARVRGLTDLPNVGSATAKDLERLGIRSPEQLVGADPLVLFRQLCEVTGVRHDPCTLDVFMSAVSFMDGGQARAWWAFTEHRKRLLAARS, encoded by the coding sequence ATGAGTCCGGACAAGGTGGATCGAGCACGCGTGCGTGGATTAACGGACCTGCCGAATGTCGGGTCGGCCACCGCCAAGGATCTGGAGCGCCTGGGCATCCGGTCGCCGGAACAGCTGGTGGGGGCTGATCCTCTGGTCTTGTTCCGGCAGTTGTGCGAGGTCACCGGCGTCCGTCACGATCCCTGCACGCTGGACGTGTTCATGTCGGCCGTGTCCTTCATGGACGGCGGCCAGGCGCGCGCGTGGTGGGCGTTCACTGAGCACCGCAAGCGGTTGCTCGCGGCACGCAGCTGA
- the cobA gene encoding uroporphyrinogen-III C-methyltransferase, with amino-acid sequence MGKVIFVSAGPGAADLITLRGARALAQAEVVLFDALTDPALRELAPQARWVDVGKRGFCHSTRQTAINAILVREAQQHGVVVRLKGGDASVLGRLEEELQALSGADIAWEVVPGVTAALAAAAQTGRPLTRRGQGRSVSLTTAMTQEGELRASRTADTEVFYMAGRQLAALSRRLLQAGWPVGTPVSVVSRAGCPDALSSEHQVQDLAAAAMLHRGRPTVVVVGAGAAPVPSAATQAPAATTEPSQGKTQIPGIDAFEPVAQTLND; translated from the coding sequence ATGGGCAAGGTGATCTTTGTGAGCGCGGGCCCCGGGGCCGCCGATCTCATCACGCTGCGAGGCGCACGCGCGCTGGCCCAGGCGGAGGTGGTGCTGTTCGACGCGCTGACCGACCCCGCCCTGCGTGAACTGGCGCCCCAGGCCCGCTGGGTGGATGTGGGCAAACGCGGTTTCTGCCATTCCACCCGGCAGACCGCCATCAATGCCATTCTGGTGCGGGAAGCGCAACAGCATGGCGTGGTGGTGCGGCTCAAGGGCGGAGACGCCAGCGTCCTGGGTCGCCTGGAGGAAGAACTGCAGGCCTTGTCCGGGGCCGACATCGCCTGGGAGGTGGTGCCAGGCGTCACCGCTGCCCTGGCGGCGGCGGCCCAGACCGGCCGGCCGCTGACCCGCCGGGGCCAGGGCCGCAGCGTCAGCCTGACCACCGCCATGACCCAGGAAGGCGAACTGCGGGCCTCCCGCACCGCCGACACCGAGGTGTTCTACATGGCCGGGCGCCAGCTCGCCGCCCTCTCCCGGCGGCTGCTGCAGGCCGGCTGGCCAGTGGGAACGCCGGTGAGCGTCGTGTCCCGCGCGGGCTGCCCGGACGCTTTGTCCAGCGAGCATCAGGTGCAGGACCTGGCCGCCGCCGCCATGTTGCACCGAGGCCGTCCCACCGTGGTGGTGGTCGGCGCGGGGGCCGCGCCGGTGCCGTCAGCCGCCACGCAGGCCCCCGCCGCAACCACCGAGCCGAGTCAAGGAAAGACGCAAATCCCCGGGATTGACGCGTTCGAACCCGTGGCACAAACCCTGAACGATTAA